The proteins below come from a single Sorghum bicolor cultivar BTx623 chromosome 4, Sorghum_bicolor_NCBIv3, whole genome shotgun sequence genomic window:
- the LOC8084478 gene encoding 7-dehydrocholesterol reductase, which produces MAKPKPSSAGAKSAAAAAAPAPPATVHSALVTYTSMLALLSLCPPFVILLWYTMVHADGSVVRTYEHLREHGVLEGLKAIWPMPTLVAWKIIFGFGLFEAVLQLLLPGKRFEGPISPAGNVPVYKANGLQAYAVTLITYLGLWWFGIFNPAIVYDHLGEIYSALVFGSFVFCILLYIKGHVAPSSSDSGSSGNVIIDFYWGMELYPRIGKYFDIKVFTNCRFGMMSWAVLAVTYCIKQYEMNGRVADSMLVNTALMLIYITKFFWWESGYWCTMDIAHDRAGFYICWGCLVWVPSIYTSPGMYLVNHPVNLGPQLALSILLAGMLCIYINYDCDRQRQEFRRTNGKCSVWGKAPSKIVASYQTTKGETKTSLLLTSGWWGLSRHFHYVPEILSAFFWTVPALFNHFLPYFYVIFLTILLFDRAKRDDDRCSSKYGKYWKTYCNKVPYRVIPGIY; this is translated from the exons ATGGCCAAGCCCAAGCCTTCCTCCGCCGGCGCCAAGTCGGCAGCGGCTGCCGCCGCCCCTGCGCCGCCTGCCACAGTGCACTCAGCGCTGGTCACCTACACCTCCATGCTCGCGCTCCTCTCCCTCTGCCCGCCCTTCGTTATCCTCCT GTGGTACACGATGGTGCACGCGGACGGATCGGTGGTGCGGACTTACGAGCACCTCAGGGAGCACGGCGTGCTCGAGGGGCTCAAGGCCATCTGGCCCATGCCCACCCTCGTCGCATGGAAGATCATCTTCGGCTTCGGACTCTTCGAGGCCGTCCTGCAGCTGCTGCTCCCTGGGAAGCGCTTCGAAGGGCCCATCTCGCCTGCCGGGAACGTGCCGGTCTACAAG GCAAATGGCTTACAAGCATATGCAGTGACCTTGATAACTTACCTCGGTTTGTGGTG GTTCGGTATATTTAACCCTGCAATAGTGTATGATCACTTGGGGGAGATATACTCTGCTCTTGTCTTTGGAAGCTTTGTGTTCTGTATTTTGCTCTACATAAAG GGTCATGTAGCTCCATCTTCATCTGACTCTGGATCCTCAGGGAATGTGATAATTGACTTCTACTGG GGTATGGAGCTGTACCCTCGGATTGGCAAGTACTTTGATATCAAAGTCTTCACAAACTGTCGTTTTGGTATGATGTCCTGGGCTGTTCTTGCTGTAACCTACTGCATAAAGCAG TATGAAATGAATGGCAGAGTTGCTGATTCTATGCTTGTAAATACTGCACTTATGTTGATCTATATCACTAAGTTCTTTTGGTGGGAATCTGGATATTGGTGTACTATGGACATTGCTCATGATAGAG CTGGTTTCTATATCTGCTGGGGATGCTTGGTATGGGTTCCATCCATATATACTTCGCCTGGAATGTACCTTGTAAACCACCCTGTGAATTTGGGTCCCCAG TTAGCACTCTCAATTCTTCTAGCTGGAATGTTGTGcatatacataaactatgattGTGACCGTCAGCGCCAAGAATTTAGACGGACAAATGGGAAATGCTCAGTCTGGGGCAAGGCTCCATCTAAG ATTgttgcttcttatcagactacaAAGGGAGAAACTAAAACCAGTCTTCTCTTGACTTCTGGATG GTGGGGCTTGTCACGTCACTTCCACTATGTCCCAGAGATTCTATCTGCGTTTTTCTGGACTGTTCCAGCTCTTTTCAATCAC TTCCTACCATACTTCTATGTGATCTTCTTGACTATATTATTGTTTGACCGAGCAAAGAGGGATGATGACCGGTGCTCATCAAA GTACGGGAAGTACTGGAAGACTTACTGCAACAAAGTACCATACAGAGTCATTCCTGGCATTTACTGA